ACAATGCTATCGGGCCCAAGCGTGAAAACTTGGCTGCCTTGGCAATAAGACGAACGGCACTGACGCCAGACTTCATGACTCAAGGCTTTGACCAATGTTTGCGTGCCTGGATCTCCCTCATCCAGACCGTTCTCAAAGTTTGCCCCCCCAAGATCGGTTATAACGGGCCGCGCGTTTGCGGTCCGACAGACACCGTGTGTCGCGACCCGCCTGACTGAAAATTAGAACGACATAATATTATGAAAACTCAAATTCCGGCGCTGGACCATCTTTTAAAATTCCAACTCCTGACTCCGAACTTCTATCTTCTTCGACACGATTTTTCACCTGCCATTTTTATGCCTCGAAATGTGTCCCCATGTGCGCTCGTTCGCGTCAATTTGCGGACCGCGTTTTCCAGGTTCGGATTTCTTTCGGATTTCGATCTTCGGCCTTCGGTTTTATACTTGCACCATTGCACTGGTGTTTGACGCGTTGCGCGGTATCCTTGGTCCGCCACTGGCATGAGCGATACCGCACAACTTCATGAGTTAAACCGCCTGTTGCCGCACTGCCTTTTGAAGGATCAGTTGCGGCTGGGATGGCGTTTGGCCGCCTGGTTGCGGGAGCGTCCTCCGGAACAGAAGGTGCCGCTGGCATTGGCACAATGGTTTGAGGAAGCCAAGGCGTCCGTCCAACTTCGACGGGATCGCCAGGAACGGCTGCCCCCCATCGAGTATCCGCCGCTGCTGCCCATCACCGCCCGGCGCGAGGATATTGTGGCTGCCATCCGGGCCAATCAGGTGCTCGTGATCGCGGGCGAAACCGGTTCCGGCAAGACCACCCAGATTCCCAAGATGTGCCTGGAGGCCGGGTTGGGCATCCGGGCGCGCATCGGCTGTACTCAACCTCGCCGGGTGGCGGCACTCTCCGTGTCGCGCCGACTGGCGGAGGAACTCAACATGGATTATGGCCGCGAGGTGGGCTGCAAAATCCGGTTCTCCGACCAGACCAGTCCGCAGACGTATATTAAGTTCATGACGGATGGTATCCTGCTGGCCGAGACGCAGGGGGACCCCTTGCTCACGGAATACGAGGTCATCATCCTGGATGAAGCGCATGAGCGCTCGCTGAATATTGATTTCCTGCTCGGTTGCCTCAAGCAACTGCTGGCCAAGCGCGATGACCTAAAGTTGATCATCACTTCGGCAACGATTGACACTCAGTCGTTCTCTCGTGCATTCAACGATGCGCCCATCATTGAAGTCTCCGGACGCCTTTACCCGGTGGACCTGGTTTATGCCCCGTTTGACGTGGCGTCTGAGGAGCAAGGGGATTTCACCTATGTGGATGCTGCCGTCAGTGCCGTCGAAAACATCTTCATCGAGTCCAATCACGGCGATGTGCTGGTCTTCATGCCGGGCGAACGGGACATCCTGGAAACGCGCGACGCCCTGCAGTCGCGCGGGCTGGGCGATACCGATCTGATCCCGTTATTCGGGCGGTTGTCGCCGACGGAACAGCAGCGCATCTTCGCGCCGTCGCCCCGGCGCAAGATTGTCATTGCCACGAATATTGCCGAGACGTCCCTCACCGTGCCCGGCATCCGTTACGTGGTGGATACCGGGTTGGCGCGGATCAGCCGGTATAATCCGCGTACGCGCACCAAGCGCCTGCCAATCGAGCCGGTTTCCCAGAGCAGCGCGAATCAGCGCAAAGGCCGTTGCGGACGCGTCTCCGGCGGCATCTGCGTGCGGTTGTATTCCGAGGAGGATTTCGCGGCGCGCGAGCCGTACACCCAGCCGGAAATCCAGCGGGCGAACCTCGCGGAAGTCATCCTGCGGTTGAAAGCGTTCAAGCTGGGGGATATTGAAACGTTTCCATTCCTCAACCCGCCCACGCCGCCGGCCATCCTGGGCGGCTACCAACTGCTTCATGAACTCGGCGCTTTGGACGACCAGCGCGAGATGACCGAGTTGGGCCACAAGCTGGCGCGCCTGCCGGTTGACCCCACGATTGGCCGCATGTTGCTTCAAGCCCAGCGTGAAGGGGCGACACCCGAGGTGCTCGTCATCGCTGCCGGGCTCAGTATTCAGGACCCGCGCGAACGCCCCTTGGAACGCCAGACCGAGGCGGACCAGGCGCATCGCCGCTTTAATCATCCCAAGTCGGACTTTCTCACGCTGCTTAATATTTGGGATGCGTTTCACGATCAATTGGAGTCGCTGCGCACGCAGAATCAGGTGCGCAAGTTTTGCAAGGCGCATTTCCTTTCCTATTCCCGCATGCGCGAGTGGCGCGACATCCATGCGCAATTGCGGGACGCCATGGAGGACCTCGGGGAAAACGTGCCGCATTCCCAGCCAGCCACGTTCGAGGCCATTCACCGCGCCATCCTCACCGGCTTGTGGAGCCACGTCAGCACGCGCAAGGAGCGCAACCAATACCAATTGGGCGGCAACCGCGAGGTCATGCTCTTTCCCGGTTCGGGGCTGTTTGCGCGCACGGCGGAGAAGCGCCACACGCCCGCGCCCAAGGAGGCCAAGGCCAAACCTGCGCCCGCCAATCCGCAACCCCAATGGCTGGTTGCCGGGGAGATCGTGGAGACCTCGCGCCTGTTCGCGCGCACCGTGGCGGAAATTGATCCGCTCTGGATTGTGGAACTCGCGCCGCACTTATACCGGCGCGGGTATAGCGAACCGCACTGGGCCGCGCCCGAGGGCCGGGTGCTGGCGCGCGAGAAAATCACCCTCAACGGCCTGGTGGTGCAGGACCGCATGGTGCCGTACGGCAACGTCAATCCGGCGGAAGCCACCGAAATTTTTCTGCGCACCGCGCTGGTTGAGGAGGCCTTGGCGGATCACTTCACGCGCCCGCGAAAGCCGCTGGCTCCCGTCCGCGGCCAGCATTCCCAGCAGCAATTGCTTGCCGCCGCCGAAGCGGACACCGAGACGGAGCGCGACCTTTCCCGGCTACCCGCGCTCTACCGCTTCCTCGCGCATAACCAGCAGTTGTGCCACAAGATCGAACTCTGGCAGACCCGTCTGCCCAGCCGGATCGTTACGGACCTCGATCAGTCGCTCTATGAGCATTACGCCCGCCGCCTGAAGAACCTGTCTTCCATTCCCGAACTGAACCGCTTCCTCCACGCGCAGCCGGACCCGGCGCATTGCCTATGCCTGGACGCCGCCGAGCTGCTCGGCCCCCATGCCGCTGCCTTCAACGCCAACGCCTTCCCGGACACGGTGCCCGTGGGGTCGCATCCCGTGGAAGTGCGGTACGCCTACGCGCCCGGCGCGGAGCACGATGGCGTCACCGTGCGGGTGCCGTTCACGCTGGCCCAGGTCATGGACCCCGCCGCGCTGGATTGGGCGGTGCCCGGCCTGCGCGAACCGCAAATCCTGCATCTGCTCCAGGCGCTGCCCAAAGCCCTTCGTCGCCCGCTGATGCCATTGCCGGAGAAGGCCCGCGAAATGGCCCGCGCCGTGATCCCCGCCGGCAACGCTTTCCTGCCGGCCCTCGCGGAATTCATCGCGCAACACTACGGCGTGCAAGTGCCGTTGACCGAATGGAACGCCACGCTGCTCCCGGCGCATTTGCGGCCTCGGTTTGAAGTCGTGGATGCGGACCGCAAACCCGTCGCCCAAGGGCGCGACCTCGCGGCGTTGCGCCAGCAACTCGAACAGCACGACACCACCACCGAGAGCCGGGCCTGGCAACTGGCCGCCCAACAATGGGAGCGCTACCATCTTACGGATTGGAGCTTTGGCGATCTGCCCGAACAAATCCTCGTGGCCGAAATCGGCGGCTATCCCCTGCACGCCTATCCCGCCTTGCAATGGGAAGATCAGGAAATCAGCCTGCGCCTATTCCGCAAACCCGCCGAAGCCGCCCAGGCCCACGCCGCCGCCGTGCCGCGCCTCCTCGAACGCCTGCTCCAACGCGAACTCGCCTGGCTGCAAAAAGATTTGCGCAGCCTGCACCAATGGCGCGAACTCTACACCCTCCCCGCGCGCGCCCTGCCCCCCGCCGCCAAACCGGGCGAGTGGGGCGCGGCCATCAAAATCCAATTCGCCAAGACGCCCGCCACCCTTGCCACCGCCGCCCCGTCCGGTCTGGGCACCCTTGAGGACCTTGAAGCCTCGGCTCTGGACAACCTCAAGCAACACCTGCTGGGACCGCGCCCCGCCTGGCCCCGTACCGCCGCCGCCTTTGCCGCCTTGCTGGCGGAGAGCCGCGCCGGCATCCCCGGCCTAGCCGTGAAACTCTCCGACCTCACCGGCGAAATCCTGAAACTCCGGCAAACCCTCCTCGCCTGCCGCAAACCGTACCCGCAACTCCTCGCCGACCTGCACCGCCTGCTGCCGCCGCAATTCCTGCGCTACCTCCCCTTTGAGCGCCTGCCGCATCTGCCGCGCTACCTCAAGGCCCTGCTCGTCCGCGCCGAACGCGCCGCCGTCAACACCGCCAAAGACCAGGAAAAACTGCGCCGCCTCCAGCCCTACCTCGACACCCTGGAAAAACTCGGCTGGCGTCCGGCAACCAGAGTATCGGAAAAGCTGGAAGCCTGCCGCTGGCTGCTGGAAGAATACACCGTCTCCCTCTTCGCCCAGGAACTCGGCACCGCCGAACCCGTCTCCCCCAAGAAAATCGAAGCCGCCCTCGAAGCCGCCAAGCTGTAGGCAAGCCTTAACATGCTCGGCCCCCTTGTCTCTTTGCCGCGCCAACCATGGTCTCCGGTGACACAATCCGTTGTGAAATTGCCGTGCTGATCAGGGTTATATCCTGAAAGGATAATGTCACGGGAGGCCCAGGTTGTTTGCGTGGGGGAAAGGGGTACGCAAACTACCTGGGTAACACGCCATCGAAAACCCAACTACCCGGTACGGGTTGCGTCAATTCTTGAATCGGCCCGCCCACCATTCCATTTCTCCCGGCGATAGCTGCGGCAAAATATGCGCCACACGGGATTCAGGGGCGCGGACGCGGATGGAGACGAGTTACTCGTCTGATTTCGAATTCTAATCGTTTTTTTTCATATTCCGAAAGGTATGTTTGTGTCAAGAGTTGCTGCATTGCAGGCAATGCAGTTATGGCATTGGTTCCCATTTCGCCAAGAACCCATACCGCATCCATATATACTAGCCGATCCGGATCAGACAAGGCGCCTATCAATGCAGGTACGATGATTTTCGGTTGGCTTTTTATATGCCAAAGCGCCGCCACTGAAGCCGATCGCACCCTTGCATCTTTATCCTGCAGTAATGAAATCAAGAATGGCATGGCAAAAACGGGTTCTTCCTCATACCTCGCAATTGCACTAGCTGCTCGCTCCCGAATGATGCCGTTTGTGTGGCACAATGCCTGTAACATAATCGGTTTGGATTTAGGCCCTAATCCCGCCAACGCTTCGGCATAGCAGCCGGAGGCATTCGTATCAAACATTAGAGTCGTGAGTTGGGGAATTGCTGGTTCAGCGACTTGCCCCAGTGCTTCAAAGGCAATGCATACGTAGTGACTTCTTTTGGTTGGTTCTAGACCAGGCTTTAATTTAATAAGTTTTTGCGTTCTCTCGAATGCCCATAACCATTTGTGAGCCTTGGTGGGTACTGGATCCATCCATGCGATCAAAAACGGTATGGCATTGGGGCACATCGCCCGCAAGGCATTACCGATCTCATTGGTTGGCGAGCGTAACTTTGGTCTTGGGTCTCCTTCACCGAGAAGTTCAGTCATGTTCACCCACTCACTCAAGCTCTTCCCCTGATAACTGGGCTCGGCGGTCTTGATTCTGTAGCCGATCAACGCCAGGACGAGGGCGAGCAGTGCGCTTGCGCCCAGCCATACTTTCGTCGTGGTTTTCATGCGCGGCATTCTGCCTCGGAATCGCCCCGTTGACCATCAAAAAAGCGCCACCGCAAACGTAGCTGACGAGGTGGGTTCTCATGTCCTGTATGGTGGTGCTGCATTGCTACGGGCTAGCCGTCGGCTACTTTTTCGTTTTTTCTCATTGCACACATCCTCAAATATATTGAGGATACACGCATGCCGTCTATAAACCGCAGTTATGCCGGACTGGTCGAGCTAGCCGAAGCCCAGCAAGGTTTCTTTACGACCCAGCAGGCGATTAAGGCCGGGTATTCCGACAATACCCATCCCTATCACGTTCGCGCCGGCCATTGGCTGCGCCATTGCCGGGGGGTCTACCGCCTGGCCCATTTCCCTTTCCCTGAAGATGGTGAAATGATGGGATGGTATCTCTGGGCTCACAACCGGGTGCAAAAGCCACAGGGCGTTTATTCCCACCAAACCGCCCTCAGCGTTTTTGACCTCTCGGATATCATGCCGGCGAAATTGCACCTCACCGTGACACCCGGCTTCCGCAGGAGCAGCCCCATACCTCCTATGTTGCAGTTGCACCGGGCTAGGCTCGTC
Above is a genomic segment from Verrucomicrobiota bacterium containing:
- a CDS encoding HEAT repeat domain-containing protein produces the protein MKTTTKVWLGASALLALVLALIGYRIKTAEPSYQGKSLSEWVNMTELLGEGDPRPKLRSPTNEIGNALRAMCPNAIPFLIAWMDPVPTKAHKWLWAFERTQKLIKLKPGLEPTKRSHYVCIAFEALGQVAEPAIPQLTTLMFDTNASGCYAEALAGLGPKSKPIMLQALCHTNGIIRERAASAIARYEEEPVFAMPFLISLLQDKDARVRSASVAALWHIKSQPKIIVPALIGALSDPDRLVYMDAVWVLGEMGTNAITALPAMQQLLTQTYLSEYEKKRLEFEIRRVTRLHPRPRP
- a CDS encoding type IV toxin-antitoxin system AbiEi family antitoxin domain-containing protein, with amino-acid sequence MPSINRSYAGLVELAEAQQGFFTTQQAIKAGYSDNTHPYHVRAGHWLRHCRGVYRLAHFPFPEDGEMMGWYLWAHNRVQKPQGVYSHQTALSVFDLSDIMPAKLHLTVTPGFRRSSPIPPMLQLHRARLVAQDIVKLRGFAVTRALRTILDLSAAQTVSFDIIRQAVEEGTRRGLITLAELERARDLPSLPPDLADLLRTP
- the hrpA gene encoding ATP-dependent RNA helicase HrpA, which codes for MSDTAQLHELNRLLPHCLLKDQLRLGWRLAAWLRERPPEQKVPLALAQWFEEAKASVQLRRDRQERLPPIEYPPLLPITARREDIVAAIRANQVLVIAGETGSGKTTQIPKMCLEAGLGIRARIGCTQPRRVAALSVSRRLAEELNMDYGREVGCKIRFSDQTSPQTYIKFMTDGILLAETQGDPLLTEYEVIILDEAHERSLNIDFLLGCLKQLLAKRDDLKLIITSATIDTQSFSRAFNDAPIIEVSGRLYPVDLVYAPFDVASEEQGDFTYVDAAVSAVENIFIESNHGDVLVFMPGERDILETRDALQSRGLGDTDLIPLFGRLSPTEQQRIFAPSPRRKIVIATNIAETSLTVPGIRYVVDTGLARISRYNPRTRTKRLPIEPVSQSSANQRKGRCGRVSGGICVRLYSEEDFAAREPYTQPEIQRANLAEVILRLKAFKLGDIETFPFLNPPTPPAILGGYQLLHELGALDDQREMTELGHKLARLPVDPTIGRMLLQAQREGATPEVLVIAAGLSIQDPRERPLERQTEADQAHRRFNHPKSDFLTLLNIWDAFHDQLESLRTQNQVRKFCKAHFLSYSRMREWRDIHAQLRDAMEDLGENVPHSQPATFEAIHRAILTGLWSHVSTRKERNQYQLGGNREVMLFPGSGLFARTAEKRHTPAPKEAKAKPAPANPQPQWLVAGEIVETSRLFARTVAEIDPLWIVELAPHLYRRGYSEPHWAAPEGRVLAREKITLNGLVVQDRMVPYGNVNPAEATEIFLRTALVEEALADHFTRPRKPLAPVRGQHSQQQLLAAAEADTETERDLSRLPALYRFLAHNQQLCHKIELWQTRLPSRIVTDLDQSLYEHYARRLKNLSSIPELNRFLHAQPDPAHCLCLDAAELLGPHAAAFNANAFPDTVPVGSHPVEVRYAYAPGAEHDGVTVRVPFTLAQVMDPAALDWAVPGLREPQILHLLQALPKALRRPLMPLPEKAREMARAVIPAGNAFLPALAEFIAQHYGVQVPLTEWNATLLPAHLRPRFEVVDADRKPVAQGRDLAALRQQLEQHDTTTESRAWQLAAQQWERYHLTDWSFGDLPEQILVAEIGGYPLHAYPALQWEDQEISLRLFRKPAEAAQAHAAAVPRLLERLLQRELAWLQKDLRSLHQWRELYTLPARALPPAAKPGEWGAAIKIQFAKTPATLATAAPSGLGTLEDLEASALDNLKQHLLGPRPAWPRTAAAFAALLAESRAGIPGLAVKLSDLTGEILKLRQTLLACRKPYPQLLADLHRLLPPQFLRYLPFERLPHLPRYLKALLVRAERAAVNTAKDQEKLRRLQPYLDTLEKLGWRPATRVSEKLEACRWLLEEYTVSLFAQELGTAEPVSPKKIEAALEAAKL